The Siniperca chuatsi isolate FFG_IHB_CAS linkage group LG12, ASM2008510v1, whole genome shotgun sequence genome has a segment encoding these proteins:
- the ifngr2 gene encoding interferon gamma receptor 2: protein MTLSRLLLIVLYIQVVVQVLSEELLAPPAPPQNIHVDNWLLTWTATEERDVTYTVQYRSFDTDNWKDVPACIQISLNSCNVTLLKPEEYDCVMLRVRAERHLLTTGPVEACSRHGGSCTPEVSLTARPGSLTVYLSRNHSLALEHGGHAMYRVYYGKKGEPLQKFKDDVSSVSFNELQEGQHYCTKVQYIYFNKPFGLPSCTQCVVIPESRKNLKQTEILVVVVAVIILVILVPVIAYILIFQRGRIKQWLRPPYEIPDDFLNTFHVHHNPISTSSSSEEHWDVISCITPEEVRE from the exons TACTGTCTGAGGAGCTACTGGCACCACCGGCACCGCCGCAGAACATCCATGTTGATAACTGGCTGCTGACGTGGACTGCCACCGAGGAGAGAGATGTCACCTACACCGTCCAGTACCGCAG CTTTGACACCGATAACTGGAAAGATGTACCAGCCTGCATTCAGATATCTTTGAATTCCTGTAATGTCACTTTACTCAAACCTGAGGAGTATGACTGTGTTATGCTGCGTGTGCGAGCAGAGAGACATCTGCTGACCACCGGACCAGTGGAAGCCTGTAGCAGACATG GTGGCTCCTGTACTCCTGAAGTCAGTCTGACAGCACGGCCTGGCTCCCTGACTGTATATCTGAGTAGGAACCACAGTTTGGCTCTGGAACATGGGGGCCATGCAATGTACAGGGTTTACTATGGCAAGAAAGGAGAGCCCCTGCAG AAGTTTAAAGATGATGTCTCTTCAGTGTCCTTCAACGAGCTACAGGAGGGACAGCATTACTGTACAAAGGTGCAGTATATTTACTTCAATAAACCCTTCGGACTGCCCAGCTGTACCCAGTGTGTGGTCATCCCTGAGTCAA GAAAAAacctaaaacaaacagagatTCTAGTAGTTGTGGTGGCTGTCATCATCCTGGTCATTCTGGTACCTGTGATAGCGTACATCCTTATCTTCCAACGTGGGAGAATCAAACAGTGGCTGCGACCTCCATACGAGATCCCCGACGAC TTCCTCAACACATTTCATGTGCATCACAATCCCAtctccaccagcagcagcagtgaggagCACTGGGATGTCATCTCCTGCATTACCCCAGAGGAGGTCAGAGAATGA